One window of Papilio machaon chromosome 18, ilPapMach1.1, whole genome shotgun sequence genomic DNA carries:
- the LOC106709196 gene encoding uncharacterized protein LOC106709196, translating to MRRRGLKCGEDAPAHCAGCRGHSPKSSYSGRPSVVTEEESSRSQGFAACAPPFENHRSSGCAGAAAAELLLVAETLSDDNLEIQIKEREKIENSFCSLIATTQLIIDSTSNANRSCSHEGSVQSSCVHNNLNIKLPTINLPVFDGNYLQWLEFRDTFDSLINQVDMIPQINKFHYLRNSLKGAAAVVIQSIEFSGDNYKLAWDLLCDRYNNQRILVNNHLKALFQFEPLPKESYKAIRFMIDTYSKNLKSLNNLKEPTESWDTLVIYIMTSKLDSVTARKWEESRGESTTSPTLKDFFQFLRNRADFLETVQFKGDVTKLERQIPKENKYTKSVEVDTTKINLPSNITLADPNFFRPSEIHILLGADVFWDIVESNLIKTGRNKPTLQSSKLGWLVAGPTGSTQLSATVKCNFSQEIRQSLAKFWEMEEISSHSNVLSKDEELCESHFIQTTRRLPNGRFSVTIPLSEKPEDALGDSYAIAKRRFINLERKLTKLSDVKKDYADFIHEYERLGHLTEIQSPKFGYYLPHHAVIREQSESTKLRVVFDASCKTTSGKSFNDIQLVGPVVQDDLLSILLRFRQNTYVVTGDIEKMYRQILVDESQRHLQLILWRDEENQPLKTLQLNTVTYGTASAPFLSTRCLVQLGEECSDLAVAEVLKHDFYVDDLNTGSDSKVQLEHIITGVIQTLNKACFPLRKFRTNAPDIFDNLNITYETKDFSKQATVLGLNWSPDKDILQFSTSKDVNTKITKRNILSKSCKIFDPLGLLSACTIIPKIILQNLWQLKLDWDEVIPVDINKAWTDFESHIGNIANIEIPRHVLCPSPISIEVHCFTDASQVAYSACIYLKSIDKFGNCSVNLLCAKARVAPLKPELTIPRLELMGALLGARLYNKVNNSLRVKINKSVFWTDSTIVLGWIQTKPKTLKLFVCNRIQEIRELTKNDCSWRHVPTTENPADLSSRGVSTQVLSNSELWWNGPKFLSKDEVDWPPTKFELNLPETKVACSVQIQQSVIPFQHYSKLSKLQRVTAYVFRFIKNCKVIPSARQTGELTTDEVQNSLIILAKLSQRESFPNDIHTLKNTNSLNRKSNIVSLNPFLDKEGVLRVGGRIKNASHCPYSQIHPILINSNHHFTKLLFMHEHNRLLHCGPQQLLSSVREQFWPTGGRVLAKTTVNKCITCTKLKAKPLQQIMGNLHQFRVTPAAPFENCGTDFAGPFSIINRKGRGAKSSKCYLCLFVCLSTKAIHLEVVSDLTTNAFILCLRRFISRRGKPKLICCDNGKNFVGAKGELNRMTQACNQSVSEFAREEGITFKFIPPYAPNFGGIWEAGVKAAKFHLQRIAGNTNLTFEELSTLFSQIEAILNSRPLTPLSADPSDLNPLTPGHFLIGRSLTSLPSPVTERITLNRYQLLEQLRQHFWKRWSTEYLSELQRRVKWQTHNKQYKVGDLVVIKEDNMPPMKWIVGRIKQLHPGADGVCRVVDVQTTKGILRRAIMKICPLLTQETIES from the exons ATGCGGCGAAGGGGTCTGAAGTGCGGGGAGGATGCGCCTGCACACTGTGCGGGGTGTCGGGGTCACTCGCCCAAAAGTTCTTACAGCGGACGGCCGTCCGTTGTAACCGAAGAGGAAAGTTCCAGAAGTCAAG GCTTCGCTGCCTGCGCACCGCCTTTTGAAAATCACCGGAGTTCGGGCTGCGCTGGTGCAGCTGCTGCAGAGCTGCTGCTGGTTGCAG aaacactTAGCGAtgataatttagaaattcaaattaaagaaagagaaaaaatagaaaattccTTTTGTAGTCTAATTGCAACAACACAGTTGATTATAGATAGTACATCCAATGCTAATCGTTCATGCAGCCATGAAGGCTCAGTTCAGAGTTCTTGTGttcataacaatttaaatattaaactgccGACTATTAATTTACCAGTGTTTGATGGAAACTATTTACAATGGTTAGAATTTAGAGACACTTTTGATTCTCTTATTAACCAAGTAGATATGATTccccaaataaataaattccattACTTGCGTAATTCTCTAAAGGGAGCCGCTGCTGTTGTAATACAGTCAATTGAGTTTTCCGGAGACAATTATAAGTTAGCATGGGATCTTCTTTGTGATCGGTACAACAACCAAAGAATTTTAGTAAACAATCATTTAAAGGCCTTATTTCAATTTGAACCTTTACCAAAAGAATCCTACAAAGCTATAAGATTTATGATTGAtacatattcaaaaaatttaaagtcgttaaataatttaaaggagCCTACTGAGTCTTGGGACactttagtaatttatatcatGACTTCAAAATTAGATAGTGTCACAGCTCGCAAATGGGAGGAAAGTAGGGGTGAGTCAACTACTTCTCCCACGCTCAAAGATTTTTTCCAATTCTTGAGGAACCGTGCAGACTTTCTGGAAACTGTACAATTTAAGGGTGATGTCACCAAACTTGAAAGACAAATTccaaaggaaaataaatatactaagtC TGTAGAAGTAGATACAACTAAAATTAACTTACCGTCCAATATTACTTTAGCTGATCCAAACTTTTTCCGTCCTTCTGAAATACATATTCTGTTAGGTGCAGATGTGTTTTGGGATATCGTTGAGTCCAATCTAATTAAAACGGGGCGAAACAAACCCACTCTCCAAAGTTCAAAGTTGGGCTGGCTCGTTGCTGGTCCAACCGGCTCAACACAACTATCAGCTACTGTTAAGTGTAACTTTTCTCAAGAGATTAGACAATCTCTTGCCAAATTTTGGGAAATGGAAGAAATATCCTCCCACTCTAATGTTTTATCCAAAGATGAGGAATTATGTGAATCtcattttatacaaactaCTAGAAGATTACCAAATGGTAGATTCTCTGTAACAATTCCTTTATCTGAAAAACCTGAAGATGCTTTAGGTGATTCATATGCCATTGCTAAAAggcgttttataaatttagaaagaaaattgACCAAATTGTCTGATGTTAAAAAAGACTATGCTGATTTTATTCATGAGTATGAAAGGTTAGGTCATTTAACAGAAATTCAAAGTCCAAAATTCGGTTACTATTTACCACATCACGCTGTTATACGTGAACAGAGTGAAAGCACAAAATTAAGAGTGGTCTTCGATGCCTCCTGTAAAACCACATCCGGCAAATCATTTAATGATATACAATTAGTTGGACCAGTAGTGCAAGATGATTTGCTTTCGATTCTTTTACGTTTTCGCCAAAATACTTACGTTGTTACAGGAGACATTGAAAAGATGTACCGCCAAATTCTTGTTGATGAGTCTCAGCGCCATCTTCAACTTATTCTCTGGAGAGATGAGGAAAATCAgcctttaaaaacattacaactaAACACAGTGACCTATGGGACAGCTTCGGCACCCTTCTTAAGTACCCGATGCTTAGTGCAACTCGGTGAAGAGTGTTCTGATTTGGCAGTAGCAGAAGTTTTAAAGCATGACTTCTACGTTGATGATTTGAACACTGGGTCCGATTCAAAGGTACAATTAGAACATATTATAACAGGTGTTATCCAAACATTAAATAAGGCTTGTTTTCCTCTCCGAAAATTTCGTACAAATGCAccagacatttttgataatttaaatattacatatgaaACCAAAGATTTTTCTAAACAGGCAACCGTATTAGGTCTTAATTGGTCTCCGGACAaagatatattacaattttctacAAGTAAagatgtaaatacaaaaataactaaaagaaaCATCTTATCCAAATCTTGTAAAATCTTTGATCCTTTAGGTTTACTTTCAGCTTGCACTATAATTCCCAAAATTATTCTTCAAAACCTTTGGCAACTAAAATTAGACTGGGATGAAGTGATTCCAGTAGATATAAACAAAGCTTGGACTGATTTTGAATCACATATTGGAAATATTGCTAATATTGAAATACCAAGGCATGTTTTATGTCCATCTCCAATTTCTATAGAAGTTCATTGTTTTACAGATGCATCTCAAGTTGCATATAGTgcctgtatttatttaaaatccatAGACAAATTCGGAAATTGTTCAGTAAACTTACTCTGTGCAAAGGCTAGAGTAGCTCCTTTAAAACCAGAACTAACTATTCCTCGTTTAGAATTGATGGGCGCTTTATTAGGTGCTAGATTGTACAATAAAGTCAATAATTCACTTagagtcaaaataaataaatcagtatTTTGGACTGATTCAACAATAGTGTTAGGGTGGATACAAACTAAACCTAaaacgttaaaattatttgtttgtaatcgAATTCAAGAAATACGTGAGTTAACAAAAAATGATTGCTCTTGGAGACACGTCCCTACTACTGAGAACCCTGCAGATTTATCATCTCGGGGAGTTAGCACTCAAGTACTCAGCAATAGTGAACTTTGGTGGAACGGTCCCAAGTTTCTATCCAAAGATGAAGTTGATTGGCCTCCaactaaatttgaattaaatttacctgAAACAAAGGTTGCATGTAGTGTACAAATTCAACAAAGTGTAATACCATTTCAACATTATTCCAAATTGTCTAAATTACAAAGAGTAACTGCATATGTGtttcgttttataaaaaattgtaaagttattCCTTCAGCACGTCAGACTGGTGAACTTACAACCGATGAAGTACAAAAttcgttaataattttagcaaaATTGTCCCAAAGAGAATCTTTTCCAAACGACAttcatactttaaaaaatacaaattcattaaatcGTAAGTCAAATATAGTGTCACTTAACCCTTTTTTAGATAAGGAAGGAGTTCTCCGTGTCGGAGGACGTATTAAAAATGCATCTCATTGTCCATACAGTCAGATTCATCCAATATTGATCAATTCCAATCATCATTTTACCAAACTTCTTTTCATGCATGAACATAACCGACTACTTCATTGTGGTCCCCAACAATTATTAAGTTCAGTGCGTGAACAATTTTGGCCCACAGGTGGCCGTGTATTAGCTAAAACTACTGTAAACAAATGTAtaacttgtacaaaattaaaagcaaaaccATTGCAACAAATAATGGGTAACTTACATCAATTTAGAGTGACTCCTGCTGCTCCATTTGAGAACTGTGGTACTGACTTTGCAGGGCCCTTTTCAATCATAAATCGCAAAGGTCGCGGTGCTAAATcatctaaatgttatttatgtttattcgtTTGTCTTTCAACGAAGGCAATACACCTAGAGGTCGTTAGTGACTTAACAACCAATGCTTTTATACTTTGTCTCCGTCGGTTTATTTCACGCCGTGGAAAACCCAAATTGATTTGTTGCGACAATGGCAAAAATTTTGTAGGCGCAAAAGGTGAACTGAACAGAATGACCCAAGCCTGTAACCAGTCAGTTAGCGAATTTGCGCGGGAAGAAGGCATCACCTTTAAGTTCATCCCGCCTTATGCCCCGAACTTTGGTGGTATTTGGGAGGCAGGTGTAAAAGCAGCAAAATTCCATTTACAAAGAATTGCTGGTAATACCAATTTAACATTTGAAGAATTATCTACGTTATTTTCCCAAATAGAGGCAATTTTAAACTCGCGTCCTTTGACCCCTTTGTCAGCTGATCCATCGGATCTAAATCCACTTACGCCAGGCCACTTCCTGATTGGACGATCGCTAACGTCGCTTCCCTCACCTGTGACGGAGAGGATCACTCTTAATCGCTACCAGCTTCTAGAACAATTGCGACAACATTTTTGGAAACGTTGGAGTACTGAATACTTATCTGAGCTGCAAAGAAGAGTCAAATGGCAAACTCACAACAAACAATATAAGGTCGGTGATCTCGTCGTTATCAAGGAAGACAACATGCCACCTATGAAATGGATCGTCGGTCGCATTAAGCAACTGCATCCCGGAGCTGACGGTGTCTGCAGAGTTGTAGATGTCCAAACAACAAAAGGAATTCTACGACGGgctataatgaaaatatgccCATTATTAACCCAAGAAACTATTGAAAGTTAA
- the LOC106721108 gene encoding serine protease snake, which produces MYYYTPDFRAEGRRVSEVKCLEHIWRIRYDIEKRLREFVSCPDRDMVGPVVVGGDDAEVGEIPHMGAIGWLGTGYVMWVFKCGGVLISEKFVLTAAHCSRVTSRDTTVTNITPQVVRFGTVNIFGVDKNGVPPQDVRISRFIVHDKYHAPKRYYDIALIELIKNVEFTRNIHPACLWTKENEISGKGIVAGWGVVDTASRRTSSKLQVAAVDMVPSEECNNTLKRRRNRNWSHGLASHQICAGHMSGGIDACQGDSGGPLHIKLQMPIDIQFEWGMHYVVGVTSFGHGCALANTPSVFSKVSHFIDWIENIVWEKEVNVTLKENVKSK; this is translated from the exons ATGTACTATTATACACCTGACTTCAGAGCAGAGGGACGTCGGGTTAGTGAAGTTA AATGCTTGGAACATATTTGGAGAATACGATACGACATTGAAAAACGGTTAAGAGAATTCGTGTCAT GTCCTGATCGGGACATGGTCGGGCCCGTTGTCGTGGGAGGTGATGATGCCGAAGTTGGAGAGATTCCTCATATG GGGGCTATTGGTTGGCTTGGCACTGGATATGTGATGTGGGTATTCAAATGTGGTGGAGTTCTTATCAGTGAAAAGTTTGTGCTTACCGCTGCCCATTGCTCGAGAGTGACTTCGCGTGATACCACTGTCACTAACATAACTCCTCAAGTAGTTCGATTTGGTACTGTCAATATTTTTGGCGTC GATAAAAATGGCGTTCCACCGCAAGATGTGCGTATTTCAAGATTTATCGTTCATGATAAATATCATGCTCCGAAAAGATACTATGATATCGCTCTgatagaattaataaaaaatgtagagTTCACTAGAAATATCCATCCTGCATGTTTATGGACTAaggaaaatgaaatttcaGGCAAAGGTATAGTCGCAGGCTGGGGCGTAGTCGATACTG CGAGTCGTCGTACGTCATCCAAATTACAAGTAGCCGCAGTGGATATGGTGCCATCAGAGGAATGTAATAATACATTGAAAAGGAGACGCAACAGGAATTGGAGCCATGGCCTTGCTTCCCACCAGATATGTGCCGGCCACATGTCAGGTGGAATTGATGCTTGTCAG GGAGATTCTGGAGGTCCATTGCACATTAAGCTTCAAATGCCAATAGATATACAATTTGAATGGGGTATGCATTACGTAGTTGGCGTGACGTCATTTGGTCATGGTTGCGCATTGGCCAACACTCCAAGCGTTTTTTCAAAAGTATCCCATTTTATTGATTGgattgaaaatattgtttggGAAAAAGAAGTTAATGTTACATTGAAAGAAAATGTCAAAAGTAAATGA
- the LOC106721140 gene encoding odorant receptor 46a, with protein sequence MIYNHILKGLKKFEDPNHPFLGPNIYGLKTFGLLHHTNKYARMFYKALHLCSFIFVITQIVDIYFMRNDFNKVLLNISITALSLIAICKTISCLFLQSRLLKVINAINEEEAALSSYDTFEEKHMKNDINYARLITYLYWLVILITSVVTIIAPFLKYATTSSYREEINNGNEPYPQILSSWFPFDNNKMPGYFVATLIHTIMTIQGAGVVAVYDANAVSIMIFLKGHFIILQEKCRRIFEAKDGNLTKSEIFIRIKECHRRHNYLLRLYSTFNSMISPVMQLYVLVCSINICCSVIQLNLENVATSQKIWVFEYVSALAIQLFLLCWHSNEIKVESDRADRGVYESNWWKADPSERKQLLLLAGKLAPTYIMKAGPFTELSISTFIDIMKGTYSFYTLFAHIQEKRE encoded by the exons ATGATTtacaatcatattttaaaaggtcTCAAAAAATTTGAAGATCCCAATCACCCGTTTTTGGGACCTAACATTTATGGTCTTAAAACATTTGGATTATTACACCATACTAATAAATATGCAAGAATGTTTTACAAAGCTTTACATTTATGTTCTTTCATATTCGTTATAACTCAAATTGTAGATATTTACTTCATGAGAAACGACTTCAACAAAGTACtgttaaatatatctataacAGCTTTAAGTTTAATTGCTATATGCAAAACTATATCTTGCCTTTTTTTACAATCACGTCTACTTAAAGTAATCAATGCAATTAACGAAGAAGAAGCGGCACTTTCTTCATATGATAcatttgaagaaaaacatatgaagaatgatataaattatgcACGACTTATcacatatttatattggttAGTTATCTTGATAACTAGTGTTGTAACAATTATCGctccatttttaaaatatgcaacGACTTCATCGTATAGAGAGGAAATAAATAACGGTAATGAACCATATCCACAGATTTTGAGTTCATGGTTTCCTTTCGATAATAATAAGATGCCGGGATATTTTGTCGCAACACTAATTCATACGATCATGACAATACAAGGAGCTGGAGTTGTCGCGGTTTACGATGCGAACGCGGTTTCAATAATGATTTTTCTAAAAggacattttataatcttacaaGAAAAATGTCGTCGAATTTTTGAAGCTAAGGAtggaaatttaacaaaatcagAAATTTTCATTAGGATTAAAGAGTGCCACAGACGTCATAATTATCTGCTGAG ATTGTATTCGACatttaattcaatgatatCGCCGGTTATGCAGTTATATGTTCTTGTGTGTTCTATAAACATTTGCTGCAGCGTGATACAGTTAAATCTG GAGAATGTGGCAACATCACAAAAAATATGGGTATTTGAATATGTTTCTGCTCTGGCAATACAACTCTTTTTATTGTGTTGGCATAGTAATGAAATAAAGGTGGAG AGTGACCGAGCAGACCGTGGTGTGTATGAAAGCAACTGGTGGAAGGCTGACCCGAGTGAGCGCAAGCAACTCCTACTGTTGGCAGGGAAATTGGCCCCGACGTACATAATGAAAGCCGGCCCGTTCACTGAGCTCTCCATTTCAACATTCATCGAT ATAATGAAGGGGACATACAGTTTTTACACCTTGTTTGCACATATCCAAGAAAAACGAgagtaa